A genomic region of Methanobacterium sp. SMA-27 contains the following coding sequences:
- a CDS encoding methanogenesis marker 3 protein, giving the protein MLVKVNGEEIELPDGSTIKDAVNASGAPYKEGCVLGVIKGQEEIERHVNKYRFNTTRGSIIIELLKDCPDILLDTWKHHYSELEKLRIRWTTSNEVAIGPITTDLTPSREEYKYQNWDVILSLSGFTAEATHIIFSKEKHKGVYGAPKENRGVFARVVGGKRTIMNLTDEDYIKSVTPVVERKSIVQSAAITKLETKITNGNEIFTYVLIEPTKKSPSSVEHFFALSEKGELHVDYESDSFIGFYGLQGLGKDAEYIDQRKRGTVTLRNKGKGIGRIYAYREDRVSTPNHTIVGKITKGIQLIDIANKDDKITIETVPKRVTTLSMTQKEAKEFLDSRGIEQIREGSDDDDAVIVEQQPQFTMEIIEKNQVRTVGVPEDKIVYIDITDKAPKSSWYFQKITGLLDSPVGSLDVMFAFPGMKVMMFKGNPMESKGLIPENPPKGCVKAGEIGITNMSRRQIGVVGVRFEDNDEFGPTGEPFLGTNIIGKIVKGIENLEKFKEGDTVYVARRKL; this is encoded by the coding sequence ATGCTTGTGAAGGTCAATGGGGAGGAAATCGAACTCCCAGATGGTTCTACAATAAAGGATGCGGTGAATGCTTCTGGCGCACCATATAAAGAGGGTTGTGTTTTAGGTGTAATCAAAGGCCAAGAAGAGATTGAAAGACATGTTAATAAGTATAGGTTTAATACAACAAGGGGCAGCATAATAATCGAACTTTTAAAAGACTGTCCAGACATACTGCTTGATACATGGAAACATCATTACAGTGAATTAGAAAAGCTAAGGATACGATGGACAACTTCTAACGAAGTAGCAATAGGACCAATCACAACTGACCTCACACCATCAAGGGAAGAATACAAATATCAGAATTGGGATGTAATATTAAGTCTTTCAGGATTTACAGCTGAAGCAACACATATAATATTCAGTAAGGAAAAACACAAAGGAGTTTACGGGGCTCCTAAAGAGAATAGAGGTGTTTTTGCAAGGGTTGTAGGTGGAAAAAGAACAATAATGAATCTTACAGATGAAGATTATATTAAAAGTGTTACACCAGTTGTTGAAAGAAAAAGCATTGTTCAAAGCGCTGCAATAACTAAACTTGAAACCAAAATTACAAATGGAAATGAAATATTCACCTATGTACTGATTGAGCCAACAAAAAAATCTCCAAGTTCAGTTGAACATTTCTTTGCACTTTCAGAAAAGGGTGAACTCCATGTGGATTATGAATCTGATTCATTTATTGGATTTTATGGATTACAGGGACTTGGTAAGGATGCAGAATATATAGATCAAAGAAAAAGGGGAACAGTTACCTTAAGAAATAAAGGAAAAGGTATAGGTCGTATATATGCGTACAGAGAAGATAGGGTTTCAACACCAAACCATACAATTGTGGGTAAGATAACAAAGGGAATACAGCTCATAGATATTGCAAATAAAGATGATAAAATAACTATTGAAACGGTTCCAAAGAGGGTTACGACTCTTTCTATGACTCAAAAGGAAGCAAAAGAATTTTTAGACTCTCGGGGCATTGAACAAATAAGGGAAGGATCAGATGATGATGATGCAGTGATTGTTGAACAGCAACCACAATTTACAATGGAAATAATAGAGAAAAATCAGGTTAGAACAGTAGGTGTTCCTGAAGATAAGATAGTATACATTGATATTACAGATAAAGCACCTAAATCATCATGGTACTTCCAGAAAATAACAGGACTTCTAGATTCACCTGTTGGTTCATTGGATGTAATGTTTGCTTTTCCAGGAATGAAAGTAATGATGTTCAAGGGTAATCCAATGGAATCCAAAGGACTTATACCAGAAAACCCGCCTAAAGGCTGTGTAAAAGCTGGTGAGATAGGAATAACCAATATGTCAAGAAGACAAATAGGTGTTGTTGGAGTGAGATTTGAAGACAACGATGAATTTGGACCCACAGGAGAACCATTTTTAGGAACCAATATAATAGGAAAAATTGTTAAGGGAATAGAGAATCTTGAAAAATTCAAGGAAGGAGACACAGTTTATGTCGCAAGAAGAAAGCTCTAA